In Hyphomicrobiales bacterium, the sequence AAGCCGTTGAGGTCGCGATAGGCCGGGAAGCGCGCGGCCTTGAGTTGGTAGGCCGTTGATCGGACCTCTCTTTCGGCCATCTCCGCCTTCAGGAGTTGCGAGAGGATCGGCACGGCGGCCTCGAAGGCCGGCGATCCCTGCTCCGTCAGTTCGCCGACGGCCTGGGCCATGCCGTGCATCTTGAGGCTACGCAGCATGATGGCGATGGCGCCGCTCGCAGGGTTATGACGCATGGCGCACGTCCTCGGCTTGGCGCAGGGCGTCATAGCGTTCGACATTGGCGCGCGGCTCGGTGGTCAACGCAAGGACCGAAGGGGTGTCGACCGTCGGCGTGGTCAACGGCGTGCCGTCGACCAGCCGGTGAAGGAGGTTGATGATGTGGGTCTTGGTCGGCACGCCGGCCTTCAGGGCCAGTTCGACCGCCGTCAGCACGATGTGTTCGTCATGCTGCAGGACCAGAGCCAGGATCTCGACCACCTCCCGCTCGCCACCCGGGCTCTTGAGCAGATGCTGCTGCAGGGATCGGAAGGCTGGCGGCATCTCGGCAAAGGGAGCACCGTTACGCAGAGCCCCGGGTTTGCGCTGGAGGACCGCCAGATAATGTCGCCAGTCGTAGACTGTCCGGCTGAGACGATCATGCGAGCGGGTGAAGACCCGGCGATGTTCGCAGATCACCTGTCCCTCAGCGACAATGAGGATGCGATCGGGATAGACGCGCAAGCTGACCGGGCGGTTCGCGAAGGACGCCGGCACGCTGTAACGATTGCGTTCCAGATGGACCAGGCAGGTTGGGGAGACGCGCTTGGCGTACTCGACGAAGCCATCGAAGGGGCGCGGCATCGCCATCAGGTGCCGGATCTCTTCAGTCCAGACATCGGCAACCGTTCCAGGTTGGGTGCCGTGCGCGGTCTGCGACCATAACTCCCGACACCGGGTCTCCAGCCAGTCGTTCAGTGCCTCCAGCGACGGGAAGTTCGGCAGAGGCTGCCAGAGTCGATGCCTGGCATCCTGGACGTTCTTCTCGATCTGCCCCTTCTCCCAGCCTGATGCCGGATTGCAGAACTCGGCTTCGAACAGGAAGTGGCTGACCATGGCCGAGAAGCGGATATTGACCTGGCGGTCCTTGCCGCGGCCGACCTTGTCTACGGCCGTTTTCATATTGTCGTAAATGCCCCGCCGCGGCACGCCGCCCAGCGCCCGGAAGGCGTGGTTATGGGCGTCGAACAGCATCTCATGGGTCTGCAGCGGGTAGGCTCGCAGTGTGAAGGCGCGGCTGTAGGACAGCTTCACATGCGCCACCTGCAGCTTGGTGCGCTCGCCAGCGATGATCGCCCAGTCCTCCGACCAGTCGAACTGGAACGCTTCACCCGGCACAAAGGCCAGGGGGACGAAGGTGCCACGGCCGCTGGTCTGCTGCTCGCGCAGGCGGGCTGCCTTCCAGTCCCGGGCAAAGGCCGCGACCCGATTGTAGGAGCCCTCATAACCGAGCAAAATCAGATCGGCATGCAACTGGCGGACCGTGCGCTTGTGCTTGCGCGACTTGCCGCCTTCGATCCGAAGCATCGCCGAGAGCTTGTCGGC encodes:
- the nmoT gene encoding transposase: MIDMELLSVIRRWHGRNHLSIREISRRTGLSRNTVRKYLRADSVEPRFHVPDRPSKLDPYADKLSAMLRIEGGKSRKHKRTVRQLHADLILLGYEGSYNRVAAFARDWKAARLREQQTSGRGTFVPLAFVPGEAFQFDWSEDWAIIAGERTKLQVAHVKLSYSRAFTLRAYPLQTHEMLFDAHNHAFRALGGVPRRGIYDNMKTAVDKVGRGKDRQVNIRFSAMVSHFLFEAEFCNPASGWEKGQIEKNVQDARHRLWQPLPNFPSLEALNDWLETRCRELWSQTAHGTQPGTVADVWTEEIRHLMAMPRPFDGFVEYAKRVSPTCLVHLERNRYSVPASFANRPVSLRVYPDRILIVAEGQVICEHRRVFTRSHDRLSRTVYDWRHYLAVLQRKPGALRNGAPFAEMPPAFRSLQQHLLKSPGGEREVVEILALVLQHDEHIVLTAVELALKAGVPTKTHIINLLHRLVDGTPLTTPTVDTPSVLALTTEPRANVERYDALRQAEDVRHAS